The proteins below come from a single Zea mays cultivar B73 chromosome 8, Zm-B73-REFERENCE-NAM-5.0, whole genome shotgun sequence genomic window:
- the LOC100194150 gene encoding Exocyst complex component SEC15B, which yields MLLSVVPAVRAHAEREISREFSDWMVSIRAASRHLGQVAIGRSAAARQRQEELRSKHRPLEGCITLDDDGVGDLDDFAAAAATADAADGAAAASFDLTPLYRAMHIHQTLALGERFKKYYLENRKLQLTSDFDVIAATPFLESHQVFFSQIAGFFIVEDRVFRTGGGLTSRPDVDALWDAAVGKMVSVMEDNFSRMQTANHLLLITDYAALLSATMRRYGYPVGMLLDVLAKHRDKYHDLLLADCRRQVAEALAADKFDQMLMRKEYEYSMNVLAFGIQSSDITPAFPYVAPFSCTVPDICRIVRSFIEDSVSFMAQGGGGDTYAAVKKYLGRILSEVVDASIQKLVDSGSGLSVSQAMQVAANMSVMERACEFFTRHAAQLCGVPLRAVDRGRRDFPLRRSRDAAEALLLRLLCAKVDEFMRQSDGVNWMADDAPPGGNEYANEVIIYLETLTSTAQQILPLPVLRRVLVAVLAHISERIIELFLNDSVKRFNANAVTGIDTDLKMFETFAEGMSSLFVDSGQESAKNEMKAALVEARQLVNLLMSNSPETFLNPVIREKSYNKLDYRKVAIISEKFRDTSESYFSTFGTRGARQNPKKKSLDTLIKRLREAS from the coding sequence ATGCTTCTCAGCGTCGTCCCTGCGGTGCGCGCGCATGCCGAGCGCGAGATCTCCAGGGAGTTTTCCGACTGGATGGTTAGCATCCGCGCTGCTTCGAGGCACCTCGGTCAGGTGGCCATCGGCCGCTCGGCTGCCGCCAGGCAGCGCCAGGAGGAGCTCCGCTCCAAGCACCGCCCGCTGGAGGGCTGCATCACCTTGGATGACGATGGAGTTGGTGACCTCGATGATTTTGCGGCAGCCGCGGCAACTGCTGACGCGGCAGATGGTGCTGCTGCAGCCTCTTTTGACCTTACGCCGCTCTATCGAGCGATGCATATACACCAGACGCTGGCGCTGGGTGAGCGGTTCAAGAAGTACTACCTGGAAAACAGGAAGCTGCAGCTGACATCGGACTTCGATGTCATTGCGGCGACGCCATTCCTAGAGTCCCACCAGGTGTTTTTCTCGCAGATTGCTGGGTTTTTTATTGTTGAGGACCGGGTGTTTAGAACAGGGGGTGGGCTTACATCTCGGCCAGATGTAGATGCACTTTGGGATGCTGCTGTGGGGAAGATGGTCTCTGTGATGGAAGACAACTTCTCCAGGATGCAGACAGCAAATCACTTGCTTCTCATCACTGATTATGCTGCTTTGCTTTCGGCCACAATGCGGCGGTACGGTTATCCAGTAGGAATGCTGCTCGATGTGCTGGCTAAGCACAGAGACAAGTACCATGATTTGCTGCTTGCAGATTGCCGTAGGCAGGTGGCAGAGGCACTGGCTGCAGATAAGTTTGATCAGATGCTCATGAGAAAGGAGTATGAATACTCAATGAATGTCCTTGCATTTGGAATTCAGAGCTCAGACATCACCCCAGCTTTCCCATACGTTGCACCGTTCTCCTGCACTGTCCCAGATATTTGCCGTATTGTTCGCTCATTCATTGAAGATTCTGTGAGCTTCATGGCACAAGGGGGTGGTGGGGATACTTATGCAGCAGTGAAGAAGTACCTTGGCCGTATCCTTTCTGAGGTGGTGGATGCTTCCATTCAAAAACTTGTTGATTCAGGCAGTGGTCTAAGTGTGTCCCAGGCAATGCAGGTCGCTGCTAACATGTCTGTGATGGAGCGGGCATGTGAGTTCTTCACACGCCATGCTGCACAACTGTGTGGTGTGCCACTGCGTGCTGTGGACCGTGGTCGGCGGGACTTCCCACTTCGCAGGTCACGTGATGCTGCGGAGGCGCTCCTGCTGCGGCTCCTATGTGCTAAGGTTGATGAGTTCATGCGGCAATCTGATGGTGTTAACTGGATGGCTGATGACGCTCCTCCTGGCGGCAATGAGTATGCCAACGAGGTCATCATCTACCTTGAGACGCTCACATCAACTGCACAGCAGATCCTTCCCCTTCCCGTGCTCCGCCGTGTACTTGTGGCAGTGCTTGCCCACATCTCTGAAAGGATCATTGAGCTCTTCTTGAACGATTCAGTGAAGCGGTTCAATGCCAATGCGGTCACTGGAATAGATACTGATCTCAAAATGTTTGAGACGTTTGCAGAGGGCATGTCTAGCCTGTTCGTGGACTCAGGTCAAGAATCTGCAAAAAATGAAATGAAGGCTGCACTTGTGGAAGCAAGGCAGCTAGTGAATCTTCTTATGAGCAATAGTCCAGAGACTTTCCTAAATCCAGTGATTCGTGAAAAGAGCTATAACAAGCTAGATTATAGAAAGGTTGCAATCATCTCAGAAAAGTTTAGAGATACCTCAGAGAGTTATTTCTCAACATTCGGAACAAGGGGTGCCAGGCAGAACCCAAAGAAGAAATCTCTGGATACCCTGATCAAGAGGCTCAGAGAAGCCAGTTAG
- the LOC100194150 gene encoding exocyst complex component SEC15B isoform X1 gives MRRKLPGDAPLSAARAGHASSASAPSEADLAQLSAAIAAGEDLGPFVRRAFACGRPEPLLASLRGAARDREAEIEELCRAHFHDFIRAVDDLRSLLADADALKGSLSASHSVLLSSAAPLLASLESFLAARLLAGNLSSALASSRRCVRLLALAARANAHLQAGNHGLYLALRAVDAIDRDLASGSELLPLPALRRMLLSVVPAVRAHAEREISREFSDWMVSIRAASRHLGQVAIGRSAAARQRQEELRSKHRPLEGCITLDDDGVGDLDDFAAAAATADAADGAAAASFDLTPLYRAMHIHQTLALGERFKKYYLENRKLQLTSDFDVIAATPFLESHQVFFSQIAGFFIVEDRVFRTGGGLTSRPDVDALWDAAVGKMVSVMEDNFSRMQTANHLLLITDYAALLSATMRRYGYPVGMLLDVLAKHRDKYHDLLLADCRRQVAEALAADKFDQMLMRKEYEYSMNVLAFGIQSSDITPAFPYVAPFSCTVPDICRIVRSFIEDSVSFMAQGGGGDTYAAVKKYLGRILSEVVDASIQKLVDSGSGLSVSQAMQVAANMSVMERACEFFTRHAAQLCGVPLRAVDRGRRDFPLRRSRDAAEALLLRLLCAKVDEFMRQSDGVNWMADDAPPGGNEYANEVIIYLETLTSTAQQILPLPVLRRVLVAVLAHISERIIELFLNDSVKRFNANAVTGIDTDLKMFETFAEGMSSLFVDSGQESAKNEMKAALVEARQLVNLLMSNSPETFLNPVIREKSYNKLDYRKVAIISEKFRDTSESYFSTFGTRGARQNPKKKSLDTLIKRLREAS, from the coding sequence ATGCGGCGCAAGCTTCCCGGAGACGCGCCGCTGTCGGCGGCGAGGGCCGGTCATGCTTCGTCCGCATCCGCGCCGTCCGAGGCGGACCTGGCTCAGCTCTCCGCGGCCATCGCAGCCGGGGAGGACCTGGGCCCCTTCGTGCGCCGGGCCTTCGCGTGCGGCCGCCCCGAGCCGCTGCTCGCCTCGCTCCGCGGCGCGGCGCGGGACCGAGAGGCCGAGATCGAGGAGCTCTGCCGCGCACACTTCCACGATTTCATCCGCGCCGTCGACGACCTTCGGTCCCTCCTGGCCGACGCCGATGCGCTCAAGGGCTCCCTCTCGGCGTCCCACTCCGTGCTTCTCTCCTCGGCGGCCCCGCTGCTCGCCTCGCTTGAGTCCTTCCTCGCTGCGCGCTTGCTCGCGGGGAACCTCTCCTCCGCGCTAGCCTCCTCCCGACGGTGCGTACGGCTGCTCGCGCTCGCGGCGCGGGCGAACGCGCACCTCCAGGCCGGCAACCATGGGCTCTACCTCGCCCTGCGCGCCGTCGACGCCATCGACCGTGATCTCGCCTCGGGATCCGAGCTGCTGCCGCTACCCGCGCTCCGCCGCATGCTTCTCAGCGTCGTCCCTGCGGTGCGCGCGCATGCCGAGCGCGAGATCTCCAGGGAGTTTTCCGACTGGATGGTTAGCATCCGCGCTGCTTCGAGGCACCTCGGTCAGGTGGCCATCGGCCGCTCGGCTGCCGCCAGGCAGCGCCAGGAGGAGCTCCGCTCCAAGCACCGCCCGCTGGAGGGCTGCATCACCTTGGATGACGATGGAGTTGGTGACCTCGATGATTTTGCGGCAGCCGCGGCAACTGCTGACGCGGCAGATGGTGCTGCTGCAGCCTCTTTTGACCTTACGCCGCTCTATCGAGCGATGCATATACACCAGACGCTGGCGCTGGGTGAGCGGTTCAAGAAGTACTACCTGGAAAACAGGAAGCTGCAGCTGACATCGGACTTCGATGTCATTGCGGCGACGCCATTCCTAGAGTCCCACCAGGTGTTTTTCTCGCAGATTGCTGGGTTTTTTATTGTTGAGGACCGGGTGTTTAGAACAGGGGGTGGGCTTACATCTCGGCCAGATGTAGATGCACTTTGGGATGCTGCTGTGGGGAAGATGGTCTCTGTGATGGAAGACAACTTCTCCAGGATGCAGACAGCAAATCACTTGCTTCTCATCACTGATTATGCTGCTTTGCTTTCGGCCACAATGCGGCGGTACGGTTATCCAGTAGGAATGCTGCTCGATGTGCTGGCTAAGCACAGAGACAAGTACCATGATTTGCTGCTTGCAGATTGCCGTAGGCAGGTGGCAGAGGCACTGGCTGCAGATAAGTTTGATCAGATGCTCATGAGAAAGGAGTATGAATACTCAATGAATGTCCTTGCATTTGGAATTCAGAGCTCAGACATCACCCCAGCTTTCCCATACGTTGCACCGTTCTCCTGCACTGTCCCAGATATTTGCCGTATTGTTCGCTCATTCATTGAAGATTCTGTGAGCTTCATGGCACAAGGGGGTGGTGGGGATACTTATGCAGCAGTGAAGAAGTACCTTGGCCGTATCCTTTCTGAGGTGGTGGATGCTTCCATTCAAAAACTTGTTGATTCAGGCAGTGGTCTAAGTGTGTCCCAGGCAATGCAGGTCGCTGCTAACATGTCTGTGATGGAGCGGGCATGTGAGTTCTTCACACGCCATGCTGCACAACTGTGTGGTGTGCCACTGCGTGCTGTGGACCGTGGTCGGCGGGACTTCCCACTTCGCAGGTCACGTGATGCTGCGGAGGCGCTCCTGCTGCGGCTCCTATGTGCTAAGGTTGATGAGTTCATGCGGCAATCTGATGGTGTTAACTGGATGGCTGATGACGCTCCTCCTGGCGGCAATGAGTATGCCAACGAGGTCATCATCTACCTTGAGACGCTCACATCAACTGCACAGCAGATCCTTCCCCTTCCCGTGCTCCGCCGTGTACTTGTGGCAGTGCTTGCCCACATCTCTGAAAGGATCATTGAGCTCTTCTTGAACGATTCAGTGAAGCGGTTCAATGCCAATGCGGTCACTGGAATAGATACTGATCTCAAAATGTTTGAGACGTTTGCAGAGGGCATGTCTAGCCTGTTCGTGGACTCAGGTCAAGAATCTGCAAAAAATGAAATGAAGGCTGCACTTGTGGAAGCAAGGCAGCTAGTGAATCTTCTTATGAGCAATAGTCCAGAGACTTTCCTAAATCCAGTGATTCGTGAAAAGAGCTATAACAAGCTAGATTATAGAAAGGTTGCAATCATCTCAGAAAAGTTTAGAGATACCTCAGAGAGTTATTTCTCAACATTCGGAACAAGGGGTGCCAGGCAGAACCCAAAGAAGAAATCTCTGGATACCCTGATCAAGAGGCTCAGAGAAGCCAGTTAG